A genome region from Tardiphaga sp. 709 includes the following:
- a CDS encoding class I SAM-dependent methyltransferase, translated as MAHDAIIQMHEDLAPAKWLASRRSAHGTHPMLNGDTYSESYRASHQPADIVADYVSTFEVGYCSALWRNVERPLLENILRPLGGPERTSLDFACGTGRIAKVAALFFGSVVGVDVSEAMLFAASVPDNVMLRCIDITNATGQQTFDVVTAFRFFLNAEDALRRDALRAIYRHLRKSGILVCNIQLNATSPIGLVSRVLNRAYPRRPRNTLTLDQFSRMLSDEGFEVIESTYYGYLPRPGRFLPRLCEVLVGPFEKICRSLKVSGFFAEHFLVVSRKA; from the coding sequence ATGGCGCATGACGCTATCATTCAAATGCATGAAGACCTCGCCCCCGCAAAGTGGTTAGCGTCCCGCCGTTCGGCTCACGGGACGCATCCTATGCTAAATGGAGACACGTACAGCGAGAGCTATCGCGCGAGCCACCAGCCGGCGGATATCGTTGCCGACTATGTCAGCACCTTCGAGGTGGGCTATTGCTCGGCGTTATGGCGGAACGTCGAGCGGCCCCTGCTCGAAAACATTCTGCGTCCGCTCGGAGGGCCGGAGCGAACAAGCCTCGATTTCGCCTGCGGAACCGGACGCATTGCCAAGGTCGCAGCACTATTCTTCGGCTCGGTTGTCGGAGTCGATGTGTCAGAAGCTATGCTCTTCGCAGCTTCAGTTCCCGACAATGTCATGTTGCGATGCATTGATATCACTAATGCCACTGGCCAACAGACATTTGACGTCGTCACCGCGTTCCGGTTTTTCCTGAATGCAGAGGACGCGCTTCGGCGCGATGCCTTGCGAGCGATCTATCGACACCTTCGCAAGAGTGGGATTTTGGTTTGCAACATCCAACTGAATGCAACCTCACCAATCGGGTTGGTGAGCCGTGTCCTGAACCGGGCATATCCAAGAAGGCCTCGAAATACCCTGACCTTGGATCAATTTTCGAGAATGCTGTCGGATGAGGGCTTCGAGGTAATTGAGAGCACATATTACGGCTATCTCCCGCGGCCAGGCCGTTTCCTTCCGCGCCTTTGCGAAGTGCTGGTCGGACCATTCGAGAAGATATGCCGCAGCCTTAAGGTCTCCGGATTTTTCGCCGAGCACTTTCTCGTTGTGTCGCGAAAGGCATAG
- a CDS encoding response regulator transcription factor yields MPRFPIRFISMVYAMEMLSEQATIAIVDDHPIYRQGLVAVFRAEARFKIVAEGASSADVLDIVKAHRPHVMILDLGIPGDSLDTLRQLCLEFPSTHCVILTACDDPQTGIAALNAGAHGYILKGVSASELKAAIWAVFKNESSFVSPEFAARLLSAVQRKDGEPIKVGLSHRELQIIAEVESGSTNRMVAEKLRISEKTVKHYMSSIMNKCGVTNRVSAVMAYQKMRQTGQHA; encoded by the coding sequence GTGCCGCGTTTTCCCATTCGTTTTATTAGTATGGTGTACGCTATGGAAATGTTGAGTGAGCAAGCCACGATTGCCATCGTCGACGACCATCCGATTTACCGTCAAGGACTGGTTGCCGTTTTTCGAGCGGAGGCCCGCTTCAAGATCGTGGCCGAAGGCGCATCGTCCGCAGACGTGCTCGACATCGTGAAGGCGCATCGGCCTCACGTGATGATCCTCGATCTCGGAATTCCCGGCGACAGCCTCGACACGCTTAGGCAGTTGTGCCTCGAATTCCCCAGCACGCATTGCGTGATACTAACGGCTTGCGACGACCCGCAGACAGGCATCGCCGCCTTGAATGCTGGTGCACACGGCTACATACTGAAGGGGGTAAGCGCAAGCGAGCTGAAAGCCGCAATCTGGGCCGTCTTCAAGAACGAGTCCTCGTTCGTCTCGCCGGAGTTTGCCGCGCGCCTGCTCTCCGCTGTCCAACGGAAGGATGGGGAACCGATTAAAGTGGGCCTCAGTCACCGCGAACTCCAGATCATCGCGGAGGTCGAAAGCGGTTCCACCAACCGAATGGTCGCTGAAAAACTTAGAATCAGCGAGAAGACGGTTAAGCACTACATGAGCAGTATCATGAATAAGTGCGGCGTTACCAACCGCGTTTCTGCGGTCATGGCATATCAAAAGATGCGCCAAACTGGCCAACACGCCTGA
- a CDS encoding peroxidase family protein, whose amino-acid sequence MANYLKPFNIDQTDIDFILSQVNFRPLFDAHGNAVILWNGTGSIYDAHGNLIGTGGALAGDAVSLAAIAQWGQSYYSEFDFAGLRDPSGLNNNLSLINSSFGAVDQIFTRSAAADYAGYSSVMQAVADRVYAAAKTYYSSYSAATGGFNPALNGDYTIKVDTTPGQPGDHTASDGTPIEIQNVVDYTPRMISLTTTTAGVSFDTWANHTGDAGATAHQPNEIYYDPSTGEAKVLNWGLLSTVADGGLGQVDTQARLAASAGQDDHFIGGLNPGVSPSNGFFVLFGQFFDHGLDFIGKASGQTIRIALASDDPLYGMLGPDGRPVHEITVSRATVATVDANGAEYINHTSPFIDQSQTYGSHEQLTNLLREWVKDPASGQYHAGMNLFDGQTLETAWTKADGSETHNTLPTLDELRAHVDATGRDALTWEDVNDLRNRDAGGHVIAGTSSSALLLDMNPRFDAGHMGGFYDLDGNGAQNAGEASYGTAAQAAKVAAAIASIDAYAKANFGAGSSFGIDASTHKLTLIMENLPPGTPTGTPHTLNGASALFPFVNFADFSITVPAGALHDAVGEILMASVGDHYVAGDGRVNENFGLTSIHHVFHEEHNYQIDNIIDALHRQDIVSADPTHAALHGFQIDTGNGTNAAGDYLDGTGAISWDQDKMFNAAKLVVEMEYQHAAVDQYARNVSPNIQEFGAYSTEVDSAISLEYSQAAFRFGHSTLRETIDTIDPSGGLTGKIMGYALKAAFLAPDKFADVGPSAIILGMSHQQMNEVDEFVTPALNQGLLDQPLDLAAINIARGRDLGIPTLNDVRHTLGYSEYTSWNDFGQNMQHPSSLANFIAAYAFDGDLAKAEALVGIVDGSVAAGTYGISLDQAYGFINGDEAVGGTGTLAFNQIDTWLGGLAEVHQPGGLLGETFDRIFVDQIEKLMDGDRFYYLYRLFGTNFGDEIVNGQLKDMVERNTGLTHLNGNIFGYADQYVDLGAHKEVLAAGQTEYLTTGNEHKYGDIAAVDDGTMGIYSNGGHGNLNDGNVVTIGGVHYIQDTRLADTDPNSAYNLNGGVNLDGTPNSGAESNEIIVGSKGADLIYAQGGDDTVYGDAGNDKIYGGYGIDRLYGGDGVDTIYGGDNPDLIDGGAGDDFLYGESSGTDINGLDQVIGGAGNDYINGGIGIDKLFGGSGDDIMYGEQDTDPFFDGNDGNDYMDGGSGTDMLYGNNGDDMLLDGTDVDISFGQAGDDWFKVGDIAQALSTGPDEILGGDGITDDGNKPGTIGFDIMDFSLQHARPVGVAYDLDQQANPLAAVNSAQAVPAAFEIEGLVGSVSNDTLGGDAGDNWIVGGSGSDILTGDAGDDVIVGGSIRLDTLNGRYESAPGVASTYDHNNNNDGSTDALRLQDALYQGASHRVGYQDTLGAGLLANADLGTQGFDKHFTEMLRTEFFKDVVLGDGGADATTAAQPDIALFTGQYSDYRIEAVSFESAHEGRVTAYKVTDLRDPNGVDANGTPVVTDGTDLVVGVELLRFSDRDVSLLNSAPVLDLHAYNVSTATVADNFNSPSWSNNDGSQNWASAWTETNDGGVTTGKIQIDAGAGGGNNQLRLSDNGNGTSSIQRTIDLSGAASATLQFTYQLSSYDAGDKVVASISFDGGTSWHEMRTIVGNSTSGNNANNNGGFGTVQVDLGTLKGAGETFGANAIVKFDAVTSTSNQAASGANAASLNNGYIAIDNLSVAIVKQSPDSDLFPNYTTTFTEGGSAATIALNPTITDDGTVIHSAKVVLTNAKAGDSFNTHNIGGDNISIATVGSAPGTITLNLTGDDTLAHYQAQLAAITFSNSSNAPDPADRIVNVTVNDGLIDSNVATTTIHVVPVNDAPAIGADHVYTNVGNVVNGIVVPDWALLANDSDTDGPNPLAVTGVGNLNSLSATHASGVVTVTDSGTSGNPARPNGGSFSYTVTDGLAASSGTVTVTEINGTSITGSNGNDILVGGANADTLNGSRGNDLVFGGGGDDTINWSVTNPVKFGNITIIPELPDGHDVVDGGTNGAAGDRFVVTGNNTAETFAIYSNTDDWDGAGSGTGSSAAHAGFTGLNANTEIVVARNGVVIAELDNIEEITVNTLDVTANNGNGVPDGGATAGDTVQVVGNFSNTSLNYNTITVNGGAGSDAVDISALTSDHRIVFHGGGGDDHVLGTLRPQDVVDTQTSPPLGDQSGSSGGDQGGSSDDGHDGTSGEGGGHCASGDGDHGGATPVPPAVNPGIAEGQIGTPNADVMIGTAGDDVLSGLDGDDVIIGNDGADTIKAGAGDDLLKAGAGDDVVFGNDGNDDLFGGAGRDLITGDAGDDRLFGDAGDDALEGGVGNDTVYGGSGNDRFIATGGDGNDTYFGDDGEDTLDYAAIAANITADLGNGIGQHGSVSSVQGGTDQIFGFEDFIGGSGNDTILASSVANVMDGGAGNDTFVFGSAADANGDTIKGFQPGDKIDLSAIDANTGASGTQSFVLFAGNVFTAAGQVIVTQEVKEGAEHTFVSGNTNGDATADFKIDLGAGSHTLTSADFNGVH is encoded by the coding sequence ATGGCCAACTACCTCAAGCCGTTCAACATCGATCAGACCGACATCGACTTCATCCTCAGCCAGGTGAATTTCCGGCCGCTCTTTGACGCGCACGGTAACGCGGTAATCCTTTGGAACGGAACCGGATCCATCTATGATGCCCACGGCAACCTGATCGGCACCGGTGGCGCCCTCGCCGGCGACGCCGTCTCGCTCGCGGCCATCGCGCAATGGGGCCAGTCCTACTATTCGGAATTCGACTTCGCCGGACTGCGCGATCCTAGCGGCCTGAACAACAATCTGTCCTTGATCAATTCCAGCTTCGGTGCGGTGGATCAGATTTTCACCCGCTCGGCAGCCGCCGACTACGCCGGCTATTCGTCCGTGATGCAAGCCGTCGCCGACCGCGTTTATGCCGCGGCCAAGACGTACTATTCGTCCTACAGCGCTGCCACGGGGGGCTTCAACCCGGCGCTGAACGGCGACTACACGATCAAGGTCGACACGACGCCCGGCCAGCCGGGAGACCATACGGCCAGCGACGGCACGCCGATCGAGATCCAGAACGTGGTCGACTACACGCCCCGGATGATCAGCCTGACGACGACGACCGCGGGCGTCTCGTTCGACACTTGGGCCAACCACACGGGAGATGCCGGCGCGACAGCGCATCAGCCTAACGAAATCTACTACGATCCCTCCACTGGCGAGGCGAAGGTGCTAAACTGGGGGCTGCTCAGCACTGTGGCCGACGGCGGCCTCGGCCAAGTCGATACCCAAGCGCGGCTCGCGGCATCTGCAGGGCAAGACGACCATTTCATCGGTGGGCTCAATCCGGGCGTGTCGCCGTCGAACGGTTTCTTCGTGTTGTTCGGTCAGTTCTTTGACCATGGGCTCGACTTCATCGGAAAGGCGTCCGGGCAGACCATCAGGATCGCGCTGGCAAGCGACGACCCTCTCTATGGTATGCTGGGACCGGACGGACGGCCGGTCCACGAGATAACGGTCAGTCGCGCCACCGTTGCCACCGTGGACGCGAACGGCGCTGAATATATCAACCACACTTCGCCGTTCATCGACCAGAGCCAGACCTACGGTTCACACGAGCAACTCACGAACCTGTTACGGGAATGGGTCAAGGATCCGGCGAGCGGCCAATACCACGCCGGCATGAACCTGTTCGACGGCCAGACTCTGGAAACCGCTTGGACCAAGGCCGACGGGTCCGAAACCCACAACACACTGCCTACGCTCGACGAATTGCGCGCCCACGTTGACGCCACCGGGCGCGATGCACTGACCTGGGAGGACGTCAACGATCTGCGCAACCGCGACGCCGGCGGCCACGTAATTGCCGGTACCAGCTCTTCCGCTCTCCTGCTGGACATGAATCCGCGCTTTGATGCCGGCCACATGGGCGGCTTCTACGATCTCGACGGCAACGGTGCCCAAAATGCGGGCGAGGCGAGCTACGGCACTGCCGCACAAGCCGCCAAGGTCGCCGCCGCCATCGCCAGCATCGACGCCTACGCGAAGGCGAACTTCGGCGCAGGATCCAGTTTCGGGATCGACGCAAGCACGCATAAGCTGACTCTGATCATGGAAAATCTGCCGCCCGGTACGCCAACGGGAACTCCGCACACCCTGAACGGCGCCAGCGCGCTATTTCCCTTCGTCAACTTCGCCGACTTCAGCATCACCGTGCCTGCTGGCGCGCTGCACGACGCTGTCGGCGAGATCCTGATGGCGTCGGTGGGCGACCACTACGTGGCCGGCGATGGCCGGGTGAACGAGAACTTCGGACTGACCTCGATCCACCATGTCTTCCACGAAGAGCACAATTACCAGATCGACAACATCATCGACGCGTTGCACCGGCAAGACATCGTCTCGGCGGACCCAACCCATGCCGCGCTGCACGGCTTCCAGATCGATACTGGAAATGGCACCAACGCTGCCGGCGATTATCTGGATGGCACCGGCGCTATTTCCTGGGACCAAGACAAGATGTTCAACGCCGCCAAGCTCGTGGTGGAAATGGAATACCAGCACGCGGCTGTCGACCAGTATGCCCGCAACGTTTCACCCAACATCCAAGAGTTCGGCGCATATTCCACAGAGGTGGATTCGGCGATCTCGCTAGAATATTCCCAAGCCGCCTTCCGCTTCGGCCACTCGACGCTGCGAGAGACCATCGACACCATTGATCCGTCCGGAGGTCTGACCGGAAAAATCATGGGATACGCGCTCAAGGCCGCATTCCTGGCGCCCGACAAGTTCGCCGACGTCGGTCCGTCCGCGATCATCCTCGGCATGTCTCACCAGCAAATGAACGAAGTCGACGAGTTCGTCACTCCGGCGCTGAATCAGGGACTGCTCGACCAGCCTCTGGATCTTGCCGCCATCAACATCGCCCGCGGCCGCGACCTCGGCATCCCGACCCTCAACGACGTACGCCACACGCTCGGCTATTCCGAATACACCAGCTGGAACGATTTCGGCCAGAACATGCAGCATCCGAGTTCGCTGGCCAACTTCATCGCCGCTTACGCCTTCGACGGTGATCTGGCCAAGGCCGAGGCGCTCGTCGGAATCGTCGATGGCTCGGTCGCTGCGGGAACCTACGGCATTTCGCTCGACCAAGCCTACGGATTCATAAACGGCGACGAGGCGGTCGGCGGCACAGGCACGCTCGCCTTCAACCAAATTGACACTTGGCTCGGTGGTCTCGCCGAGGTTCACCAGCCAGGCGGTCTGCTCGGCGAAACGTTCGATCGCATCTTCGTCGACCAGATCGAGAAGCTGATGGACGGAGACCGCTTTTACTATCTCTACCGCTTGTTCGGCACCAATTTCGGCGACGAGATTGTCAATGGGCAGCTGAAGGACATGGTGGAACGCAACACCGGGCTGACCCACCTGAACGGCAACATCTTCGGCTACGCCGACCAGTACGTCGACCTCGGCGCCCATAAAGAAGTGCTGGCTGCGGGTCAGACGGAATACCTGACGACCGGCAACGAGCATAAGTACGGCGACATCGCAGCCGTCGACGACGGCACGATGGGCATCTACTCCAACGGCGGGCACGGCAACTTGAACGACGGAAACGTCGTCACGATCGGTGGTGTGCATTACATCCAGGACACCCGCCTTGCCGATACCGATCCGAACAGCGCCTATAATCTGAATGGCGGCGTCAACCTCGACGGCACGCCGAATTCTGGCGCTGAATCCAACGAGATCATCGTCGGATCGAAGGGAGCTGACCTGATCTACGCTCAGGGTGGCGACGATACCGTGTACGGCGACGCCGGCAACGACAAGATCTACGGCGGCTACGGCATCGACCGCCTCTATGGTGGGGACGGCGTCGACACCATCTACGGCGGCGACAACCCCGACCTGATCGACGGCGGCGCGGGCGACGACTTCCTGTACGGCGAGTCGAGCGGCACCGACATCAATGGCCTGGACCAGGTGATCGGCGGGGCCGGTAACGACTACATCAACGGCGGTATTGGCATCGACAAGCTGTTCGGTGGCTCCGGCGACGACATCATGTACGGCGAGCAAGACACCGACCCGTTCTTCGACGGAAACGACGGAAACGACTACATGGACGGCGGCTCCGGCACCGATATGTTGTACGGCAACAACGGCGACGACATGTTGCTGGACGGCACCGACGTCGATATCTCGTTCGGTCAGGCCGGCGACGACTGGTTCAAGGTTGGCGACATCGCGCAAGCGCTGAGCACCGGTCCCGACGAGATTCTCGGCGGCGACGGCATCACCGACGACGGCAACAAGCCGGGCACTATCGGCTTCGACATCATGGACTTCAGCCTGCAGCACGCGCGCCCGGTCGGCGTCGCCTATGATCTCGACCAGCAGGCCAACCCGTTGGCGGCGGTGAACTCCGCGCAGGCAGTCCCGGCGGCCTTTGAGATCGAGGGGCTGGTTGGCAGCGTCTCTAATGACACGCTGGGCGGCGACGCCGGCGACAATTGGATCGTGGGTGGCTCGGGCAGCGACATCCTGACCGGCGATGCCGGTGACGACGTCATCGTCGGCGGCTCGATCCGGTTGGACACGCTGAACGGCCGCTACGAATCAGCCCCGGGCGTTGCCTCGACCTACGACCACAACAACAACAACGACGGTTCGACCGATGCACTGCGGCTGCAGGATGCCCTCTACCAGGGCGCCTCGCATCGGGTCGGATACCAAGATACCCTAGGAGCCGGTTTGCTCGCGAATGCGGACCTGGGCACGCAGGGCTTCGACAAGCACTTCACCGAAATGCTGCGCACCGAATTCTTCAAGGACGTCGTGCTCGGCGACGGTGGAGCGGATGCGACGACGGCAGCGCAACCGGACATCGCCCTCTTCACCGGGCAATACTCCGACTACCGGATCGAGGCTGTCTCCTTCGAGAGCGCCCACGAGGGCAGGGTCACGGCCTACAAGGTCACCGACCTTCGAGATCCGAACGGCGTCGATGCTAATGGCACGCCTGTCGTAACCGACGGCACCGACCTCGTTGTCGGCGTGGAACTACTGCGCTTTAGCGATCGCGACGTCTCGCTCCTCAATTCTGCGCCCGTCCTCGACCTGCACGCCTACAATGTCTCAACAGCGACCGTCGCCGACAACTTCAACTCCCCCTCATGGAGCAACAACGACGGCTCGCAAAACTGGGCATCGGCCTGGACCGAAACGAACGACGGCGGCGTCACGACAGGCAAGATCCAGATCGACGCAGGAGCTGGCGGGGGAAACAACCAGCTCCGTCTCTCCGACAACGGCAACGGCACATCGAGCATCCAGCGCACGATCGATCTGTCGGGAGCCGCCAGTGCGACGCTTCAGTTCACCTATCAGTTGAGCTCTTACGACGCCGGCGACAAGGTCGTGGCCTCGATTTCGTTCGATGGCGGGACATCTTGGCACGAGATGCGCACGATCGTCGGCAACAGCACCTCCGGAAACAATGCCAATAACAACGGCGGCTTCGGAACGGTGCAGGTCGACCTTGGAACACTCAAGGGCGCCGGCGAAACGTTCGGGGCGAATGCGATTGTCAAGTTCGACGCGGTCACGAGCACTTCGAATCAGGCCGCCAGCGGCGCCAACGCTGCCAGCCTGAACAATGGCTACATCGCCATCGACAATCTGAGCGTCGCCATCGTCAAGCAGTCCCCTGACAGCGATCTCTTCCCGAATTACACGACCACGTTCACGGAGGGCGGCTCGGCGGCGACCATCGCGTTGAATCCGACCATCACCGACGACGGCACGGTCATTCATTCGGCAAAGGTCGTGCTGACCAACGCCAAGGCTGGCGACTCTTTCAACACCCACAACATCGGCGGCGACAACATCTCGATCGCCACGGTCGGTTCGGCTCCCGGAACGATCACTCTCAACCTGACTGGCGACGACACGCTCGCTCACTATCAGGCGCAGCTCGCAGCGATCACCTTCTCGAACAGCTCCAATGCACCGGATCCGGCCGACCGCATCGTCAATGTCACGGTGAACGACGGTCTGATAGACAGCAACGTGGCGACCACGACGATCCACGTTGTGCCGGTCAACGACGCGCCGGCCATCGGCGCCGACCACGTCTACACCAACGTCGGCAATGTCGTTAACGGCATCGTGGTGCCGGATTGGGCGCTGCTCGCCAACGACTCGGACACAGACGGGCCCAATCCGCTCGCCGTCACGGGGGTCGGTAACCTCAACAGTCTGTCGGCGACGCACGCGTCCGGCGTCGTGACGGTCACGGATAGCGGCACGAGCGGCAATCCCGCGAGGCCGAACGGCGGTTCGTTCAGCTACACGGTGACCGACGGTCTGGCAGCGTCTTCCGGCACGGTCACTGTGACTGAGATCAACGGCACGTCGATCACAGGATCGAACGGCAACGACATCCTCGTCGGGGGCGCGAACGCCGATACATTGAATGGCAGCCGAGGTAATGACCTCGTCTTTGGCGGGGGCGGCGACGATACGATCAACTGGAGCGTGACCAACCCGGTCAAATTCGGGAACATCACAATCATTCCGGAGCTCCCAGACGGTCACGATGTCGTGGACGGTGGCACCAACGGAGCCGCGGGCGACCGCTTCGTTGTCACCGGAAACAACACCGCGGAGACTTTTGCTATTTACTCCAACACCGACGACTGGGATGGCGCCGGGTCGGGGACGGGGAGCAGCGCCGCGCATGCGGGCTTCACGGGTCTGAATGCGAACACGGAGATCGTCGTCGCGCGTAACGGCGTCGTCATCGCCGAGCTGGACAACATCGAAGAGATCACCGTCAACACCCTCGACGTCACGGCCAACAACGGCAACGGAGTCCCGGACGGCGGCGCTACCGCCGGGGATACCGTTCAGGTGGTCGGCAATTTCTCGAACACGAGCTTGAACTACAACACCATCACTGTGAACGGCGGCGCCGGAAGCGATGCCGTCGACATCTCGGCGCTTACATCCGACCATCGCATCGTATTCCACGGCGGCGGCGGCGACGACCACGTGCTAGGTACGCTGCGTCCGCAGGACGTGGTCGACACCCAGACGAGCCCCCCTCTCGGCGACCAATCCGGTTCGTCTGGAGGCGACCAGGGCGGCTCATCGGACGATGGCCACGACGGCACGTCCGGCGAAGGGGGCGGCCACTGCGCGTCGGGCGACGGTGACCACGGTGGTGCCACTCCAGTCCCGCCGGCCGTCAACCCGGGCATCGCTGAAGGCCAGATCGGAACGCCAAATGCCGATGTGATGATCGGAACGGCGGGAGACGACGTTCTCAGCGGTCTCGACGGCGACGACGTGATCATCGGCAATGACGGCGCCGACACCATCAAGGCCGGGGCGGGCGACGACCTGCTCAAAGCCGGCGCTGGAGACGACGTGGTGTTCGGCAACGATGGAAACGACGATCTGTTCGGCGGTGCTGGACGCGATTTGATTACCGGCGATGCTGGCGACGACCGGCTCTTCGGCGACGCCGGGGATGACGCCCTCGAAGGCGGCGTCGGCAACGACACCGTCTACGGCGGATCCGGTAACGACCGCTTCATCGCGACAGGCGGTGACGGCAACGACACCTACTTCGGCGACGACGGAGAGGATACGCTGGACTACGCCGCGATCGCCGCCAACATCACTGCCGATCTCGGCAACGGCATCGGCCAGCATGGCAGCGTATCGAGCGTGCAGGGCGGAACTGATCAGATCTTCGGCTTCGAGGATTTCATTGGAGGCTCCGGCAACGACACGATCTTGGCGAGTTCGGTCGCAAACGTGATGGACGGCGGCGCCGGCAACGACACTTTCGTGTTCGGCTCGGCGGCCGACGCCAACGGCGACACGATCAAGGGCTTCCAGCCCGGCGATAAGATCGACCTGTCGGCGATCGACGCCAATACGGGAGCGAGCGGCACCCAGTCCTTCGTGCTCTTTGCCGGCAACGTCTTCACCGCCGCCGGCCAGGTCATCGTCACCCAAGAAGTGAAGGAAGGGGCGGAGCACACCTTCGTGTCCGGCAACACCAATGGCGATGCTACGGCCGATTTCAAGATCGATCTGGGGGCAGGAAGCCACACCCTGACGTCTGCCGATTTCAACGGCGTACACTAA
- a CDS encoding ATP-binding protein, which yields MSSSITGEEESMTERASSSPTRNIRIARRQLRSWWIRRSLFEQFAMLSTLVLSLSVLAVGGWVGTRIADGVLRGTSGAAALYVSNFLEPYVQSMDDGGVPSAEDARSLDAVGELLKSRRHVASIKIWRPDGTIVYSTQKGLIGRRFPTTDIAPSLRGEIHAGMADLTDDDSEFERALSMPLYEIFIPLYKNQTEKIIAVAEIYEDARSLLRDQASAERSAWLVVGFVGLGTLLTLFVVVHQGSVTIKMQRSAIKQRFRDKMLLHRHNDTLKLETENALRTAARIDDLVHTRLGAELHDGPAQLMSFVLLRLEALEHDLNDRPASTGALLAELRSALQDALKELRAIAADLLLPEIGEVGDPSQALRKIIRGHESRTGCIVDFEAVNVPEKLPRDIVRCVVRVVQESLNNSYKHSGSNRQVVRLAYANEMLSLSVRDTGCGFSNAAPATSQSGLGMPGMVSRVRALGGEFSVITNPEKGTEILCVLSSYGSTVAVRDAPSIDPSIKKY from the coding sequence GTGTCTTCTTCGATCACCGGCGAAGAGGAGTCGATGACAGAGCGCGCTTCGTCCAGCCCGACAAGAAACATCAGAATAGCCCGACGGCAACTGCGCAGTTGGTGGATTCGGAGATCTCTCTTCGAACAATTCGCGATGTTGTCCACGCTGGTTCTGTCCCTTTCGGTTCTCGCGGTCGGCGGATGGGTCGGCACCCGCATCGCCGATGGCGTTTTGCGCGGAACTAGCGGAGCCGCCGCGCTATACGTGTCAAATTTCTTGGAGCCATACGTCCAGTCGATGGATGACGGAGGGGTCCCCAGCGCAGAAGACGCTCGCAGCCTCGACGCCGTTGGCGAATTGCTGAAATCGAGGCGCCATGTCGCTTCCATCAAGATATGGCGTCCGGACGGCACCATCGTTTATAGCACCCAAAAAGGACTGATCGGACGTCGTTTCCCGACAACTGACATCGCTCCTTCGCTGCGCGGGGAGATTCACGCAGGAATGGCCGATCTGACGGACGATGACAGTGAGTTCGAGCGCGCTCTATCGATGCCTCTCTACGAGATATTCATCCCGCTCTACAAGAACCAGACAGAAAAGATCATTGCGGTCGCCGAAATTTACGAAGACGCCCGCTCGCTTCTCCGCGACCAGGCAAGCGCCGAGCGCAGTGCGTGGTTAGTAGTGGGATTCGTCGGGCTCGGCACTCTGTTGACGCTATTCGTAGTCGTACACCAAGGAAGCGTGACCATCAAAATGCAGCGATCGGCCATCAAGCAACGCTTCCGGGACAAAATGCTGCTGCATCGCCATAACGACACTCTCAAATTGGAAACCGAAAATGCCCTTCGCACGGCCGCCCGTATCGACGATCTCGTGCATACACGGCTTGGAGCAGAGCTCCATGATGGGCCCGCACAACTGATGTCTTTCGTTCTACTGCGCCTTGAGGCTCTTGAACACGACTTGAACGACCGACCGGCAAGTACGGGGGCGCTACTGGCAGAACTCCGGAGCGCGCTGCAGGACGCGCTCAAAGAGCTTCGCGCTATAGCCGCGGACCTTCTTCTTCCAGAAATCGGGGAGGTCGGAGATCCATCCCAAGCGCTCCGTAAGATCATACGGGGGCATGAAAGCCGCACAGGATGCATCGTGGATTTCGAGGCGGTAAATGTACCTGAGAAGCTACCGCGCGATATAGTTCGCTGCGTCGTCAGGGTTGTTCAAGAGTCGCTAAACAATTCATACAAGCACTCGGGAAGCAATCGACAGGTCGTGAGGCTTGCGTATGCAAACGAGATGCTCAGTCTCTCGGTGCGAGATACTGGATGCGGCTTTTCCAATGCCGCTCCCGCGACCTCGCAATCAGGTTTAGGAATGCCGGGGATGGTCTCGCGAGTAAGAGCTCTCGGAGGTGAATTTTCAGTCATCACCAACCCTGAAAAGGGTACCGAGATTCTTTGTGTGCTCTCCTCTTACGGTTCCACGGTTGCAGTGCGGGACGCCCCGAGCATCGATCCATCTATTAAAAAGTATTGA